The following are from one region of the Candidatus Hydrogenedentota bacterium genome:
- a CDS encoding PEP-CTERM sorting domain-containing protein produces MRNRANFGQGTIVVLLALCAHAASGTMIDLTTAGASGVINDAIFQQIDPRATGTGVIDSFAQIGAANQVEVQAYNTTVNNVLNNGAPDNFNHSITLGIVPIVSIETVDYYQFLLDINENNNAALDQYLSLDEVQIFVGDTPNPSSTSFDADGILQGVGTLVYDMESNLRNWVALDYSLNTGSGSGDMFLYVPVSNFGGAGDDAIVTLYSYFGRQGLNPAEYGEGNFGNFYNSDGFEEWAVLVQEDPIAPEPATLSLIGLGIAGLVVRRFTRTS; encoded by the coding sequence ATGAGAAACCGGGCAAACTTTGGACAAGGAACAATAGTAGTGCTTCTGGCGCTGTGCGCGCACGCGGCAAGCGGCACGATGATCGATCTCACCACGGCGGGGGCCAGCGGCGTGATCAACGACGCGATTTTCCAGCAGATAGACCCTCGGGCAACGGGCACGGGAGTGATCGATTCCTTCGCTCAGATTGGCGCAGCCAACCAGGTGGAAGTGCAGGCTTACAATACTACCGTTAACAATGTTCTCAACAACGGTGCTCCCGACAACTTCAATCACTCTATTACTTTGGGGATCGTGCCCATTGTGAGCATCGAAACTGTCGATTATTACCAATTCTTGCTGGACATCAACGAGAACAACAATGCGGCACTGGACCAGTACCTGTCGCTCGACGAGGTTCAGATTTTCGTCGGCGACACGCCCAATCCCAGTTCCACGTCGTTTGACGCTGACGGCATCTTGCAGGGTGTCGGCACGTTAGTCTATGACATGGAGAGCAACCTCAGGAATTGGGTGGCCCTGGATTATTCACTGAACACGGGCAGCGGCTCCGGCGACATGTTCCTGTACGTGCCCGTTTCCAATTTTGGCGGCGCTGGCGATGACGCCATCGTTACACTGTATTCATATTTCGGGCGCCAGGGGCTGAATCCCGCGGAATATGGCGAAGGCAACTTCGGCAATTTCTACAACAGCGACGGGTTTGAGGAATGGGCCGTGCTTGTACAGGAAGACCCCATTGCTCCCGAGCCGGCTACGCTGTCATTGATCGGCCTTGGCATAGCGGGTCTCGTCGTGCGGCGTTTCACGCGCACGAGCTGA